The Cloeon dipterum chromosome X, ieCloDipt1.1, whole genome shotgun sequence genome includes a window with the following:
- the LOC135945416 gene encoding procollagen-lysine,2-oxoglutarate 5-dioxygenase-like: MYVDSRFHYGYLVSADNFDLSHVNNELYQVEENRYHFEQRYLHENYSLYLQPNQTLNQPCPDVYWFPLFKPRFCQELVAEAEANGSWVTGAYNDPVPTQDIHMEYIGLGEMWDLMLKEYILPLVSGVFTGYEDTPHCPHKFVVRYRPDQQAFLRPHHDTATYTINLALNNAKIDYEGGGCRFIRYNCSVQDTRIGWILMHPGRLTHYHEGLPVSKGTRYILVSFVDP; encoded by the exons ATGTATGTCGACAGCAGATTTCATTACGGCTATCTCGTTAGTGCTGACAATTTTGATCTTTCCCACGTGAACAACGAATTGTACCAAGTGGAAGAAAACCGATACCACTTTGAGCAGAGATACTTGCATGAAAATTACTCACTTTATTTGCAGCCTAATCAAACTCTCAACCAG CCTTGCCCTGATGTGTATTGGTTCCCATTATTCAAACCCAGATTTTGTCAAGAGCTTGTGGCTGAGGCAGAGGCAAATGGTTCTTGGGTAACTGGAGCTTACAAC gaTCCAGTTCCGACTCAAGACATTCACATGGAGTACATTGGTCTCGGCGAGATGTGGGATCTGATGCTGAAAGAGTATATTTTGCCTCTTGTGTCTGGTGTCTTTACCGGATATGAGGAT ACGCCGCACTGCCCACACAAGTTTGTGGTTCGCTACCGGCCTGACCAGCAAGCATTTCTGCGTCCCCACCATGACACAGCGACCTACACAATCAACCTGGCACTCAACAATGCCAAAATTGATTATGAG ggCGGTGGGTGCCGATTCATCAGGTACAACTGCTCCGTTCAAGATACGAGAATTGGCTGGATTTTGATGCACCCTGGCAGGTTGACTCACTACCACGAAGGCCTGCCTGTTTCCAAAGGCACTAGATACATTTTGGTTTCCTTTGTTGACCCTTGA